A window of Caloramator mitchellensis contains these coding sequences:
- a CDS encoding HD-GYP domain-containing protein has protein sequence MKKIKINVSDCCIGDKLAYDVILESGITLLTEGTVLNEFIINKLENLGIERIYIYSDFEESVSQKELHFAELSNDYSEKVETIKDIINDLAIGKKLDYPSIVEITHDLVKNIDEKDNIVKLLSTLKAFNQYTYNHCLNVSLYSLLLGKWLGLKEGMLNELLQAAVMHDIGKAKIPDEILNKRGSLNRGEFEIMKKHSQYGYEIAKEDRRISLEVLKGILLHHEKEDGSGYPLKVKGDKISLFAKIIAICDIYDALTQERVYKGRTTPFEAFKIIEIEGYTKLDTKIMLTFLQNIASYCIGMNVVLSDGRVGEIAFISPRNIYTPIVKVDSEVIDLMTNKNINIVSLKN, from the coding sequence ATGAAAAAAATTAAGATAAATGTATCAGATTGTTGTATAGGCGATAAGTTAGCCTATGATGTAATATTGGAGTCGGGAATAACTCTTTTGACGGAAGGAACGGTTTTAAACGAGTTTATTATTAATAAATTAGAAAATCTAGGTATTGAGCGAATATATATATATTCAGATTTTGAAGAAAGCGTTAGTCAGAAAGAATTGCACTTCGCGGAACTTTCAAATGATTATTCGGAAAAGGTAGAGACGATAAAGGATATAATTAATGATTTGGCTATAGGAAAAAAATTAGATTATCCTTCAATCGTTGAAATTACACATGATTTGGTCAAAAATATTGATGAGAAGGATAATATTGTAAAGCTTTTATCTACATTAAAAGCCTTTAATCAATATACATACAATCACTGTCTTAATGTTTCACTTTATAGTTTATTGCTTGGAAAGTGGCTGGGGTTGAAGGAAGGTATGCTGAATGAATTATTACAGGCTGCAGTTATGCACGATATAGGGAAGGCGAAAATACCTGATGAGATATTGAATAAGAGAGGAAGTTTAAATAGAGGCGAATTTGAAATAATGAAAAAACACTCTCAATATGGCTATGAAATAGCAAAGGAAGACAGAAGAATTTCACTGGAGGTTTTAAAGGGAATACTGTTGCATCATGAAAAGGAAGACGGCTCAGGCTATCCTTTAAAAGTTAAAGGTGATAAGATTTCTTTGTTTGCAAAAATAATAGCAATATGTGATATATACGACGCATTGACTCAAGAAAGAGTATATAAAGGTAGGACAACACCTTTTGAAGCTTTCAAGATTATTGAAATAGAAGGTTACACTAAATTAGATACTAAAATAATGCTAACCTTTCTACAAAACATTGCAAGTTATTGTATAGGAATGAATGTTGTTTTAAGCGATGGGCGAGTTGGTGAAATTGCCTTTATTTCGCCAAGAAATATATACACTCCTATAGTAAAGGTAGACAGTGAAGTGATTGACCTTATGACTAATAAGAATATTAACATAGTTAGTTTAAAGAATTAA
- the lysS gene encoding lysine--tRNA ligase yields the protein MANTNEELNQQELQQLEEEYNELMKQRLLKLEELREKGQDPFLITKYDRTHTSKQVKEDYDVLEGKDVKVAGRLMTKRIHGKAGFSDINDRYGKLQLYVKIDDVGEEKLKAFKSLDIGDIIGVEGTVFKTKTGEISIHVKDFTLLTKALRPLPEKWHGLKDPDLRYRQRYVDLIVNQDVRETFFKRTKIISAIRRFLDERDYIEVETPVLSPIASGAAARPFITHSNALDIDLYLRIATELYLKRLIVGGFERVYEMGKNFRNEGIDIRHNPEFNMIELYQAYADYHDMMELTENLIAYVCMEVLGTTKVNYQGTEIDFKPPWNRLTMKEAVKKYANVDFDSIKSDEEARELARKLNVLDELKKDLKDCSKGDILVAIFETHAEKHLIQPTFVLDYPVEVSPLTKKKPDDPMFTERFEAYVFGREVANAYSELNDPIDQKERFLQQLRERELGDDEAYMMDDDFINALEIGMPPTGGLGIGVDRIIMFLTDSYSIRDVILFPTMKPTK from the coding sequence ATGGCGAACACTAATGAAGAACTCAATCAACAGGAATTACAACAGCTTGAAGAGGAATACAACGAGCTTATGAAGCAAAGACTACTTAAGCTTGAAGAGTTAAGGGAAAAGGGACAGGACCCATTCCTGATAACTAAATACGACAGAACACATACTTCAAAACAGGTAAAGGAAGACTACGACGTATTAGAGGGCAAGGATGTAAAGGTTGCAGGAAGGCTTATGACAAAGAGAATTCATGGAAAAGCAGGATTCTCGGACATCAACGACAGATATGGCAAACTGCAACTATACGTTAAAATAGATGATGTTGGTGAAGAAAAATTAAAGGCATTTAAGTCACTTGATATTGGTGACATAATAGGTGTTGAAGGAACAGTATTTAAGACAAAGACTGGTGAAATTTCTATACATGTAAAAGATTTCACACTGCTTACAAAAGCACTAAGACCACTTCCAGAAAAGTGGCATGGATTAAAAGACCCAGATTTAAGATATAGACAAAGATATGTGGACCTAATCGTTAATCAGGATGTTAGAGAAACATTCTTCAAGAGAACTAAGATTATCAGCGCCATCAGAAGGTTCCTTGATGAAAGGGATTATATAGAAGTTGAAACTCCGGTATTATCACCAATTGCCAGCGGTGCGGCAGCAAGACCATTTATAACACATAGCAATGCATTGGACATAGATTTGTATTTAAGAATTGCAACTGAACTTTACTTAAAGAGGCTTATCGTTGGTGGTTTTGAAAGAGTATATGAAATGGGTAAGAACTTCAGAAATGAAGGTATAGATATAAGACACAACCCAGAATTCAACATGATTGAATTATATCAGGCATATGCAGATTATCACGATATGATGGAGCTTACTGAAAATCTAATAGCATATGTTTGCATGGAAGTTTTAGGAACTACAAAGGTTAACTATCAGGGAACTGAAATAGACTTTAAACCACCGTGGAATAGATTGACAATGAAGGAAGCAGTTAAGAAGTATGCTAATGTAGATTTTGATTCTATCAAATCTGACGAAGAAGCAAGAGAACTTGCTAGGAAGTTAAATGTTTTGGATGAATTGAAAAAGGACTTAAAGGATTGTTCAAAGGGAGATATACTTGTAGCTATATTTGAAACACATGCAGAAAAGCATTTGATTCAACCTACATTCGTATTGGACTACCCTGTTGAAGTTTCTCCATTGACTAAGAAGAAGCCTGACGACCCAATGTTTACCGAAAGATTTGAGGCTTATGTTTTTGGTAGAGAAGTTGCCAATGCATATTCAGAATTAAACGACCCAATTGACCAGAAGGAAAGATTCCTACAGCAATTAAGAGAAAGAGAACTTGGGGATGATGAGGCATATATGATGGACGATGACTTTATTAATGCGCTTGAAATTGGCATGCCTCCAACAGGTGGTCTTGGAATAGGTGTAGATAGAATTATTATGTTCTTGACTGATTCATATTCAATAAGGGACGTAATATTATTCCCAACTATGAAACCTACAAAATAG
- the greA gene encoding transcription elongation factor GreA, whose amino-acid sequence MGENNKQVILTYEGVKKIEEELEYLKTVKRKEVSQKIKTAISFGDLSENSEYDEAKNEQAFVEGRIATLENMLKNARIIDEEDINTEVVSIGSTVKVKDLQYGDEMEFMIVGSAEADPKKMKISNEAPIGRGLLGKKVGEKVEIQVPDGVESFEILEIRRH is encoded by the coding sequence ATGGGAGAAAACAACAAACAGGTGATTTTGACATACGAAGGAGTAAAAAAGATAGAAGAAGAATTAGAATATCTTAAGACGGTAAAAAGAAAAGAAGTTTCTCAAAAAATTAAGACTGCAATTTCATTTGGAGATTTAAGTGAAAACTCAGAATACGACGAAGCTAAAAATGAGCAGGCGTTTGTAGAAGGAAGAATTGCAACTCTTGAAAATATGCTAAAGAATGCAAGAATAATAGATGAAGAGGACATAAATACAGAAGTTGTTTCAATCGGTTCTACTGTAAAGGTTAAGGATTTGCAATACGGAGATGAAATGGAATTTATGATAGTAGGTTCAGCAGAAGCAGACCCAAAGAAGATGAAGATTTCAAATGAAGCTCCGATTGGAAGAGGACTTCTTGGTAAAAAAGTTGGTGAGAAGGTTGAGATTCAAGTCCCAGATGGAGTTGAATCTTTTGAAATATTAGAAATAAGAAGACATTAA
- a CDS encoding helix-turn-helix domain-containing protein produces the protein MDYVRVGDKVISINKINDAIDKILELRCKGYSQQEVAKILNIDRTFISRLESIGEVRKGGDIAVVGFPIANKRELEEKLREAGVDYVFILTEEERQNFVKEQNATQLVNELLEIVSRVRKYQHCIILASNFRSKLLADLLDAHVYTIDIGKSPLKNDVEVDVDSVLKIIETIKG, from the coding sequence ATGGATTATGTAAGAGTTGGGGATAAGGTAATAAGTATAAATAAAATCAACGACGCAATTGATAAGATACTTGAATTAAGGTGTAAGGGATACTCGCAGCAGGAAGTTGCTAAAATATTAAACATAGACAGAACATTTATTTCGAGACTTGAGAGCATCGGTGAAGTTAGAAAGGGAGGCGATATAGCTGTTGTTGGATTCCCGATTGCAAACAAAAGGGAACTTGAAGAAAAACTAAGAGAAGCTGGAGTTGACTATGTGTTTATTTTAACCGAAGAAGAAAGACAAAATTTTGTTAAGGAACAAAACGCAACTCAACTTGTCAACGAACTTTTAGAGATTGTATCGAGGGTTAGAAAATATCAACATTGCATTATACTTGCTTCAAACTTTAGGTCTAAACTTTTAGCCGACCTTTTGGATGCCCACGTTTATACGATTGACATAGGAAAATCGCCATTAAAAAATGATGTTGAGGTAGATGTCGATAGTGTTTTAAAAATAATTGAGACTATCAAGGGCTGA
- the dusB gene encoding tRNA dihydrouridine synthase DusB, with product MKIGNYTTNNDVFLAPMAGVTDKAFRIICKEYGCGMVYTEMVSSKGLFYGSKKTNFLLDIDEKEAPVIVQLFGSEPEIMGQMAEVVSQNSNVVSIDINMGCPAPKIVKNGEGSALMKNPTLAYNIVKNVVNMSSKPVSVKFRKGWDEANINAVEFAKMMEDAGASFIAVHGRTREQMYEGRADWDIIRKVKESVAIPVIGNGDVVDEKSAEQLFKTTGVDAILIGRGALGNPWIFKRINHYIETGEVLPEISIEEKFEVILKHLRMADEFKGRQGIIEMRKHIAWYLKGLKNSTHVKDMINKMDNRIEIEELLKKYMETLI from the coding sequence ATGAAAATAGGAAACTATACAACAAATAATGATGTCTTTTTAGCACCAATGGCAGGGGTAACGGATAAGGCGTTTAGAATAATATGCAAAGAATATGGGTGTGGAATGGTCTATACCGAAATGGTAAGCTCTAAGGGACTATTCTATGGAAGTAAAAAAACAAATTTCTTGCTTGATATAGATGAAAAGGAAGCTCCAGTGATAGTTCAGCTTTTTGGAAGCGAACCAGAAATTATGGGGCAAATGGCTGAAGTGGTTAGCCAAAACTCAAATGTAGTATCCATAGATATAAACATGGGATGTCCTGCGCCTAAAATTGTTAAAAACGGTGAAGGCAGTGCTCTTATGAAAAATCCAACACTCGCGTATAATATTGTTAAAAATGTTGTTAATATGTCTTCAAAACCCGTGTCGGTCAAATTTAGAAAGGGCTGGGACGAGGCTAATATAAATGCAGTTGAATTTGCAAAGATGATGGAGGACGCCGGAGCCAGCTTTATAGCAGTTCATGGCAGAACGCGTGAACAGATGTATGAAGGCAGAGCTGATTGGGATATCATAAGAAAAGTTAAGGAATCAGTCGCCATTCCTGTTATAGGCAATGGTGATGTGGTCGATGAAAAAAGCGCAGAGCAGCTTTTTAAGACAACGGGTGTAGATGCAATTTTGATTGGTAGAGGAGCATTGGGCAATCCATGGATTTTTAAAAGGATAAATCACTATATTGAAACAGGTGAAGTGTTGCCTGAAATATCCATTGAAGAAAAGTTTGAAGTTATTTTGAAACATCTTAGAATGGCTGATGAATTTAAAGGTAGACAGGGAATAATTGAAATGAGAAAGCATATAGCGTGGTATTTAAAGGGACTTAAAAATTCCACTCATGTAAAGGACATGATAAACAAAATGGATAACAGAATAGAAATAGAGGAATTGTTAAAAAAATATATGGAAACACTAATTTAG
- a CDS encoding type III pantothenate kinase, with protein sequence MILVFDVGNTNIVVGAYDGKKLLDVWRMSTNPPRTSDEYGIIVINLFEKSGFDYKKVDAVVVSSVVPNIMYSLEHMIRKYFEVEPLVVGPGVKTGINIKYDNPKEVGADRIVNAVAALEIYKRPLVIVDFGTATTFCAVGEKGEYYGGAIAPGIKISSDALFEKAAKLPRIELVKPSSVICKNTVNSMQAGIIYGYVGLVDYIVGKMKDEMIKLGESEPYVVATGGLAKLIAPESSTIKEVNPILTLEGLRIIYEKNR encoded by the coding sequence ATGATTTTAGTTTTTGACGTAGGAAATACTAATATAGTAGTCGGAGCTTATGATGGAAAGAAATTATTAGATGTTTGGAGAATGTCTACAAATCCTCCAAGAACATCTGATGAATATGGAATTATAGTTATAAATTTATTTGAAAAGTCAGGTTTTGATTATAAAAAGGTTGATGCAGTTGTTGTTTCATCTGTTGTTCCAAATATAATGTACTCTTTAGAGCATATGATTAGAAAATATTTTGAGGTTGAGCCCCTCGTGGTAGGACCCGGGGTTAAGACAGGTATAAATATAAAATATGATAATCCAAAGGAAGTTGGTGCTGATAGGATAGTTAACGCTGTTGCAGCACTTGAAATATATAAAAGACCTCTTGTTATAGTCGACTTTGGAACTGCAACGACATTTTGTGCAGTCGGAGAAAAGGGAGAATATTATGGCGGTGCTATTGCTCCAGGGATTAAAATCTCAAGCGATGCGCTTTTTGAAAAGGCTGCAAAGCTCCCGAGGATTGAACTTGTTAAACCAAGTAGTGTAATATGCAAAAACACTGTAAATAGCATGCAGGCAGGAATTATATACGGTTATGTAGGATTGGTTGACTATATAGTTGGCAAAATGAAGGATGAGATGATAAAATTAGGTGAAAGCGAACCTTATGTGGTTGCTACAGGTGGACTTGCAAAGCTAATTGCTCCGGAAAGTTCTACAATAAAAGAAGTCAATCCTATATTGACTTTGGAAGGTCTAAGGATAATTTACGAAAAAAACAGGTGA
- a CDS encoding cupin domain-containing protein, with amino-acid sequence MIVSHIDEVKGIEINNEYVKDAVKKVLITPNEGWQGHVMRVFEIGKGGYTPRHTHPWPHINYILEGNGTLHIEGKDYEIKKGSFAYVPAEALHQFMNTGDDKLVFICIVPEEGDK; translated from the coding sequence ATGATAGTATCTCATATCGACGAGGTTAAGGGGATTGAAATCAACAACGAGTATGTTAAGGATGCCGTTAAAAAGGTTTTAATCACACCGAACGAAGGTTGGCAAGGTCATGTTATGAGAGTTTTTGAAATAGGAAAGGGTGGCTATACACCAAGACATACACACCCTTGGCCGCATATAAATTATATATTAGAAGGAAATGGAACACTGCATATCGAAGGAAAGGACTATGAAATAAAAAAGGGTTCCTTTGCATATGTTCCAGCTGAAGCACTTCATCAATTTATGAATACTGGAGACGATAAATTAGTTTTTATCTGCATAGTTCCTGAAGAAGGGGATAAATAA
- the ftsH gene encoding ATP-dependent zinc metalloprotease FtsH, producing the protein MNKNFLKSASAWLLIIMAFFFAMTLIDGGTTKKVDITYTNLINEIDRGNVKSIYIDTDTGSATGEFKDGTNFSSTVNINTSEFEKYINDYNKTHAEKIQLKFVPPSKFPFWVSALPNIIMIIMLVAIWFIFLQQAQGGGGGKGVMNFGKSRAKLVNNEKKRVTFEDVAGADEEKQELQEVVDFLKNPRKYIEMGARIPKGILLVGPPGTGKTLLAKAVAGEAGVPFFSISGSDFVEMFVGVGASRVRDLFDNAKKNSPCIVFIDEIDAVGRQRGAGLGGGHDEREQTLNQLLVEMDGFGTNEGIIVLAATNRPDILDPALLRPGRFDRQIVVNTPDVKGREEILKVHARNKPLDEGVDLSIIAKRTPGFTGADLENLMNEAALLTVRNGKKLIGMDELEEAITRVIAGPEKKSRIMNERERKLTAYHEAGHAVVMKLLPNTDPVHQISIIPRGRAGGYTLALPQEDKHYASKTELEEEIVSLLGGRVAEKLILNDISTGAKNDIERATNIARKMVMEYGMSEILGPIEFGTGHDEVFLGRDFAKTRNYSEEVAAIIDKEIKRIIESGYNRAEELLKQNISKLHKVAEALLEKEKLEAQEFETIFSEA; encoded by the coding sequence ATGAACAAGAATTTTCTTAAGAGCGCAAGCGCTTGGCTGCTTATAATAATGGCATTTTTCTTTGCAATGACTTTAATCGATGGTGGAACAACTAAAAAAGTTGATATAACCTATACTAACCTTATAAACGAAATCGACAGGGGAAATGTAAAGAGCATATATATCGATACTGATACCGGTAGTGCAACTGGTGAATTTAAGGATGGAACTAATTTTTCATCCACTGTAAATATAAATACAAGCGAGTTTGAAAAATATATCAACGACTATAACAAAACTCACGCTGAAAAGATACAGTTGAAGTTTGTGCCGCCTTCAAAATTCCCATTCTGGGTATCGGCACTGCCTAATATAATAATGATAATTATGCTTGTTGCAATCTGGTTTATATTCCTGCAGCAGGCACAAGGCGGCGGTGGCGGAAAAGGAGTTATGAACTTCGGAAAGAGCAGAGCAAAACTCGTTAACAACGAAAAGAAGAGGGTGACATTTGAAGATGTTGCTGGTGCTGACGAAGAAAAGCAAGAACTTCAAGAAGTTGTTGACTTTTTAAAGAATCCAAGAAAGTATATTGAAATGGGGGCAAGAATTCCAAAGGGTATTCTTTTAGTTGGACCTCCAGGAACAGGTAAAACTCTTCTTGCTAAGGCTGTTGCAGGTGAAGCAGGGGTTCCTTTCTTTAGCATAAGCGGTTCTGACTTCGTTGAAATGTTTGTTGGTGTCGGTGCATCAAGAGTTAGAGACCTATTTGACAACGCTAAGAAGAATTCACCATGTATTGTATTTATAGATGAAATAGATGCTGTTGGTAGACAAAGAGGAGCAGGTCTTGGTGGTGGACATGATGAAAGGGAGCAGACATTGAATCAGCTTCTTGTTGAGATGGACGGCTTTGGAACAAATGAGGGTATTATTGTCCTCGCTGCGACAAACAGACCTGATATACTCGACCCTGCCCTTTTAAGACCGGGTAGATTTGACAGACAAATAGTTGTCAATACACCGGACGTTAAGGGAAGAGAAGAAATATTAAAGGTTCATGCAAGAAATAAACCACTTGACGAAGGCGTTGACCTTTCAATAATTGCAAAGAGAACACCAGGATTCACTGGTGCAGATTTAGAAAATCTTATGAACGAAGCTGCATTGCTAACAGTTAGAAACGGCAAAAAGCTAATTGGAATGGATGAGCTTGAAGAAGCTATAACAAGAGTAATTGCAGGGCCAGAGAAAAAGAGCAGAATAATGAACGAAAGAGAAAGAAAGCTTACTGCTTACCACGAAGCAGGTCATGCAGTTGTAATGAAGCTTTTACCTAATACTGACCCAGTGCACCAGATAAGCATAATTCCAAGAGGAAGAGCAGGTGGATATACTCTTGCGCTGCCACAGGAGGATAAGCATTACGCTTCAAAGACTGAGCTTGAAGAAGAAATTGTAAGTCTTTTAGGCGGTAGAGTTGCTGAAAAGTTAATTCTTAACGATATATCAACAGGTGCAAAGAACGATATTGAAAGAGCAACTAATATCGCAAGAAAAATGGTTATGGAATACGGAATGAGTGAAATACTTGGACCAATTGAGTTTGGAACTGGACACGATGAAGTATTCCTTGGTAGAGATTTTGCAAAGACAAGAAACTACAGCGAAGAAGTTGCAGCTATAATAGATAAAGAAATTAAGAGAATAATAGAATCTGGATATAATAGAGCTGAAGAACTTCTAAAGCAAAATATATCAAAACTTCACAAGGTTGCAGAAGCTCTACTTGAAAAAGAAAAGCTTGAAGCACAAGAATTTGAAACTATATTCTCAGAAGCATAA
- the hpt gene encoding hypoxanthine phosphoribosyltransferase produces the protein MDSAIERVLLSEEEIGKRVKELAEEIRNDFPNGDLILIGVLKGSVIFVADLMRAMNINVTMDFMAVSSYGTSSETSGVVRILKDLDFDIEGKDVIIAEDIIDTGTTLKYLYEYLKARNPRSLKICCLLDKPARRKVDIEGDYVGFRIPDAFVVGYGLDFAEKYRNLPYIGVLKEDVYKK, from the coding sequence ATGGATAGCGCAATTGAAAGGGTATTGCTAAGCGAAGAAGAAATAGGTAAAAGAGTAAAGGAGCTCGCAGAAGAAATTAGAAACGATTTCCCAAATGGAGATTTAATATTGATTGGAGTTTTAAAAGGTTCTGTTATTTTCGTAGCAGATTTGATGAGGGCTATGAACATTAATGTAACAATGGATTTTATGGCTGTTTCAAGTTATGGAACATCCTCTGAAACTTCAGGAGTTGTTAGAATATTAAAAGACCTTGATTTTGATATTGAAGGAAAGGATGTTATAATAGCAGAGGATATAATAGATACTGGAACTACTCTAAAATATTTGTATGAATATCTAAAGGCAAGGAATCCAAGGAGTTTAAAAATTTGCTGTCTTTTAGATAAGCCTGCAAGAAGAAAAGTTGATATTGAAGGGGATTATGTTGGTTTTAGAATTCCAGACGCTTTCGTTGTAGGCTATGGACTTGACTTTGCAGAAAAGTATAGAAATTTACCTTATATAGGTGTTTTAAAAGAAGATGTTTACAAAAAGTAA
- the tilS gene encoding tRNA lysidine(34) synthetase TilS, with translation MIDKVLGFIKKNKMIECGDKIVVGFSGGPDSTALLHVLDRLKEELNIEIFAVHINHMIRGEEASRDEEFSRKFCKRFNIPFYSFRIDVLKMAKEMGLSSEEAGRVARYDSFDMVLRKVGANKIALAHNKNDQAETVIMKFLRGAGLKGISGISPVRDNIIRPILICTREEIEKYCIENALNPVIDSTNEEAIYLRNKVRLQLMPYIKENINENIIDSLFRMADIFRDEEGYMETQSINEFKRLNRDGWIEIDSFLNLHIALKRRIIRHMIKEVKGDLNAIENIHIEECLNLIQRNETGKSVILPKGLVGEISYGRFRIKISENKDEVEYKLEIPGEIYSSEFKIKVVAEIIEINENLIETQFIKFFDYDKIKGDILLRNRREGDFIYPKGMNGRKKLKDLFIDKKIQKDERDRIPLIAINNEILWAYNIRDTKNYKIDNNTKRVLKIKIERG, from the coding sequence ATGATTGACAAGGTTTTAGGATTTATTAAGAAAAACAAAATGATAGAGTGTGGAGATAAAATAGTAGTTGGATTCTCGGGAGGGCCGGATTCAACTGCGCTTTTGCATGTATTGGACAGATTAAAAGAAGAGTTGAATATTGAAATATTTGCAGTTCACATAAACCATATGATAAGAGGCGAAGAAGCATCGAGGGATGAAGAGTTTTCAAGGAAGTTTTGCAAAAGATTTAACATACCATTTTATTCCTTTAGAATAGATGTTCTGAAAATGGCAAAGGAAATGGGACTGTCGTCTGAAGAGGCAGGCAGAGTTGCAAGGTATGATAGCTTTGACATGGTCTTAAGGAAAGTTGGAGCAAACAAAATTGCACTTGCGCACAACAAAAATGACCAAGCTGAAACTGTAATTATGAAATTTTTAAGGGGGGCAGGGCTCAAGGGCATTTCTGGAATTAGCCCTGTTAGGGATAATATAATAAGACCTATTCTTATTTGCACGAGAGAAGAGATTGAAAAATATTGTATTGAAAATGCTCTAAACCCTGTTATAGACAGCACAAATGAAGAGGCAATATATTTAAGAAATAAAGTAAGGCTGCAGCTCATGCCTTATATTAAAGAAAACATTAATGAAAATATAATCGATAGTTTGTTTAGAATGGCAGATATATTCAGAGATGAAGAAGGGTATATGGAAACTCAATCAATAAATGAGTTCAAAAGGCTAAACAGGGATGGATGGATTGAAATTGATAGTTTCTTAAATTTACATATTGCTTTAAAAAGAAGAATAATAAGGCATATGATTAAAGAGGTAAAGGGAGATTTAAATGCTATAGAAAACATCCATATTGAAGAGTGCTTAAATTTAATTCAGAGAAATGAGACTGGTAAATCAGTAATACTTCCAAAGGGATTAGTTGGAGAAATAAGTTATGGAAGGTTTAGAATAAAGATAAGTGAAAATAAAGATGAGGTGGAGTATAAATTAGAAATACCTGGAGAAATTTATTCAAGTGAATTTAAAATTAAGGTAGTTGCAGAAATTATTGAAATTAATGAAAATTTAATAGAAACACAGTTTATTAAATTTTTTGATTATGATAAAATTAAAGGTGACATTTTACTTAGAAATAGAAGGGAAGGGGATTTTATATATCCAAAGGGGATGAATGGAAGAAAAAAACTGAAGGATTTATTCATTGATAAAAAAATTCAAAAGGATGAAAGGGACAGGATACCTCTTATTGCAATTAATAATGAAATTTTGTGGGCATATAATATTAGAGATACTAAAAATTATAAAATAGATAATAATACTAAAAGAGTATTAAAAATTAAAATCGAAAGGGGTTAA